In a genomic window of Halodesulfovibrio sp.:
- a CDS encoding C-GCAxxG-C-C family protein — protein sequence MSTISRRQMIAGVGGVIVGGAVASALPAMAAPSKFVPNTEWVPHKVDPAIGERFGYDGYYHKGYGCCYGAFYAIVGQMAEKHGAPYKDFPFHMMEVGKSGISNWATICGALLGAASAFSLFYGRKERKAMVDELFRWYEQTAFPIYKPTTDIHVDKEIPTSVSNSVLCHVSVSRWSYTTGIPAKSKVRSERCGRLTADVSRKAIEILNAKIDGKFEGLYGKQESVKYCESCHGKGKESPIAKGKQDCTPCHSGSEATENKFKDHP from the coding sequence ATGTCTACAATTTCACGTCGTCAGATGATTGCAGGTGTTGGTGGAGTAATCGTGGGCGGAGCTGTTGCTTCCGCACTCCCAGCTATGGCAGCCCCTTCTAAATTTGTTCCTAACACCGAGTGGGTTCCGCACAAAGTTGATCCAGCTATCGGCGAACGCTTTGGCTACGACGGATACTACCACAAAGGCTACGGCTGCTGCTACGGTGCATTCTACGCTATCGTTGGTCAGATGGCAGAAAAACATGGCGCTCCATACAAAGATTTTCCTTTCCACATGATGGAAGTTGGTAAATCCGGTATTTCCAACTGGGCAACCATCTGTGGCGCACTTCTTGGTGCTGCTTCCGCATTCTCTCTCTTCTATGGTCGTAAAGAACGTAAAGCCATGGTTGACGAACTTTTCCGCTGGTACGAACAGACTGCATTCCCTATCTACAAGCCAACAACCGATATCCACGTTGATAAAGAAATCCCTACCAGCGTAAGTAACTCTGTTCTTTGTCACGTTTCTGTATCCCGTTGGTCTTACACTACAGGTATTCCTGCTAAGTCCAAAGTTCGTTCCGAACGCTGTGGTCGCCTGACTGCTGACGTTTCCCGCAAAGCTATCGAAATCCTCAATGCTAAAATTGATGGTAAATTCGAAGGTCTCTACGGCAAACAAGAATCTGTGAAGTACTGTGAAAGCTGTCACGGTAAAGGCAAAGAGTCCCCTATTGCTAAAGGCAAGCAGGACTGTACTCCTTGTCACTCCGGTTCTGAAGCTACAGAAAACAAATTTAAAGATCACCCATAA
- a CDS encoding ATPase P has protein sequence MLKVAIPGFEPMEFDHLVLDFNGTIAFDGNIIRGVEPAISMLAQLVTVHILSADTNQNVTQQVAHLPVTTRVVNSAYQLQEKLEYVEALGAESVCAIGNGNVDTDMLKKAELGIAILGQEGLSPKALLVADVLMPDIVSALESLVNPARLKATLRT, from the coding sequence ATGCTAAAAGTCGCAATCCCCGGCTTTGAACCAATGGAATTTGACCATCTTGTATTAGATTTTAACGGAACCATTGCTTTCGATGGCAATATTATTCGCGGTGTAGAACCCGCAATTAGCATGCTTGCACAGTTGGTTACTGTACATATTCTATCTGCCGACACCAATCAGAACGTAACCCAACAAGTTGCCCACCTTCCAGTAACAACCCGCGTTGTGAACAGTGCCTATCAATTACAGGAAAAACTGGAATACGTGGAAGCCCTCGGTGCAGAATCTGTCTGCGCTATCGGGAACGGCAATGTTGATACTGACATGCTGAAAAAAGCCGAACTCGGCATTGCTATTCTTGGGCAGGAAGGGTTAAGCCCAAAGGCTCTGCTAGTCGCAGATGTGCTTATGCCGGACATCGTTTCTGCACTAGAATCACTAGTTAACCCTGCACGGCTTAAAGCAACATTGCGTACATAA
- a CDS encoding ChaN family lipoprotein, translated as MGLTLRILFSVVVILGGCTLVQPPFSHAAHAPPADGSDTAQAVKADPAHSKLSSKYTEGEFFNANGSKASLSEVLALAQSSDYILIGETHNVTCDHIVQAKLIDALAASGTRFTVGLEMFSQDRQPKLDAVNDGSVPFAEFPKKVDWKDAWGFSYALYEPIIKALYVHSIPVFALNFPFTVAQKIGDEGVESLTPEERQYLPKNPIPAMKEQEKELQKVHDEHVELMKKDKKNPKAAEVAKKSLAHYRQRFFLIQSMWDTGMAEQAVAVRKRTNLPMVILSGTGHVEYGWGIAYRLSKLDPDAKVLTVVPWRNAAPFEEAKGDVQFYCPLIKQSRLGFVLRMETDGATITAIKKDSAACKAGFCVGDKIVKVGGMDVESMMTLHRAGVKASKEGKDMVFTIIRDGKEKTISMPVPKHPHSS; from the coding sequence ATGGGATTAACCCTCAGAATTCTTTTTTCTGTAGTTGTCATATTGGGTGGTTGCACGTTGGTGCAACCACCTTTTTCCCACGCTGCCCATGCACCGCCAGCAGATGGCTCTGATACTGCTCAAGCGGTGAAAGCAGACCCCGCTCATTCAAAACTATCCTCCAAGTATACTGAAGGCGAATTCTTTAACGCCAACGGTTCCAAAGCATCCCTTTCCGAAGTACTCGCCCTCGCACAATCATCAGACTACATTCTTATCGGTGAAACACATAACGTCACCTGCGACCATATCGTCCAAGCAAAATTAATCGATGCATTAGCAGCATCAGGCACACGGTTTACTGTGGGACTGGAAATGTTTTCACAAGACAGGCAGCCAAAGCTTGATGCAGTTAATGACGGCTCAGTACCCTTTGCTGAATTTCCAAAAAAAGTAGACTGGAAGGACGCGTGGGGCTTTTCATATGCTTTGTATGAACCGATTATTAAAGCGCTTTACGTTCATAGCATTCCTGTGTTCGCACTAAATTTTCCTTTCACAGTTGCACAAAAAATTGGCGACGAAGGTGTGGAAAGCTTAACGCCGGAAGAGCGTCAGTATCTTCCTAAAAATCCGATTCCAGCCATGAAGGAGCAGGAAAAGGAATTGCAGAAGGTGCATGATGAACATGTGGAGTTAATGAAAAAGGATAAAAAGAATCCTAAGGCGGCAGAAGTAGCTAAAAAATCGTTAGCGCACTATCGTCAGCGTTTTTTCCTCATTCAATCCATGTGGGATACGGGCATGGCAGAACAGGCTGTTGCAGTAAGAAAGCGTACAAATCTTCCTATGGTTATTTTGTCCGGCACAGGGCATGTGGAATATGGCTGGGGAATTGCGTACCGTCTTTCTAAGCTAGACCCTGATGCGAAGGTGCTGACGGTTGTTCCGTGGCGGAATGCAGCACCTTTTGAAGAAGCCAAAGGTGATGTACAATTTTACTGTCCACTCATTAAACAGAGCAGGCTTGGTTTTGTCTTGCGCATGGAAACTGACGGTGCCACTATTACTGCAATTAAAAAAGATTCTGCTGCATGCAAAGCAGGATTTTGTGTGGGCGATAAAATAGTTAAAGTTGGCGGGATGGATGTTGAATCCATGATGACCCTTCACAGGGCTGGTGTAAAAGCCTCCAAGGAAGGAAAAGACATGGTCTTTACAATAATCAGGGACGGCAAGGAGAAAACTATCTCTATGCCTGTGCCGAAACACCCTCATTCTTCATAA
- a CDS encoding sigma-54 dependent transcriptional regulator, with the protein MKKKKHLLVLDDEKNYLLVLEALLTDAGYKVTALNDPETALTFLEESDVDVVVTDMKMPKITGAEVLDHVRKNYPGLPVLIMTAFGTIQSAVEVMRTGAFDYIAKPFSNDELLLSVQNAVELSQARQNYQLLTENFQTRYGRNNIIGKSSAIRSVLSIIDRAAPSKSTVLITGESGTGKELVARAIHFSSPRKSAPFVSVNCMALNPSLLESELFGHEKGSFTGAVAMKRGRFELADSGTLFLDEIGELSHDMQVKLLRVLQERRIERVGGTEEIEVDIRIVAATNKDLLEEVKKGNFREDLYYRLNVVHMQIPPLRERREDIPLLVTHFIEKISEQQDVDERTFTPEALDYLSGYEWPGNIRQLENVIERCLVLGTGSDISVDDLPPEVRDEESQLKSAVDLLPVQLDLSDTLEKIEAALIRRALARGNFVQVKAAEALGISKSLLQYKLKKYNITGH; encoded by the coding sequence ATGAAAAAGAAAAAACACCTACTCGTTCTGGATGATGAAAAAAACTATCTGCTTGTTCTCGAAGCACTGCTTACTGATGCAGGATACAAAGTTACAGCATTAAATGATCCCGAAACCGCGCTGACGTTTCTAGAAGAATCTGATGTTGATGTCGTTGTAACTGACATGAAGATGCCTAAAATTACCGGCGCAGAAGTTCTCGATCATGTCCGCAAAAATTACCCCGGACTTCCGGTTCTCATTATGACAGCCTTCGGTACTATTCAAAGTGCAGTTGAAGTTATGCGTACTGGCGCATTCGATTACATTGCCAAGCCATTTTCAAATGATGAGCTGCTACTCTCAGTACAGAATGCAGTCGAGCTTTCACAGGCACGGCAAAACTACCAGCTCCTCACAGAAAATTTTCAAACCCGATACGGACGAAACAACATCATCGGTAAAAGCAGCGCCATCCGCTCTGTTCTTTCCATTATCGACCGTGCTGCGCCAAGCAAGTCCACTGTCCTTATCACAGGGGAATCCGGTACAGGTAAAGAACTGGTAGCCCGCGCAATTCACTTTTCTTCACCACGCAAAAGCGCTCCGTTTGTAAGCGTTAACTGCATGGCGTTAAACCCAAGTCTTTTGGAAAGTGAACTTTTCGGACATGAAAAGGGTTCGTTTACCGGCGCGGTTGCTATGAAGCGAGGGCGTTTCGAACTCGCTGATTCAGGCACGCTATTCCTTGATGAAATCGGGGAGTTGTCCCACGATATGCAGGTAAAACTGCTTCGAGTATTACAAGAACGCCGTATTGAACGCGTAGGCGGGACAGAAGAAATTGAAGTAGATATCCGTATCGTTGCCGCAACAAACAAAGACCTTCTCGAAGAAGTTAAAAAAGGCAACTTCCGCGAGGACCTATACTACCGACTGAACGTTGTTCACATGCAAATTCCACCACTGCGTGAACGTCGTGAAGACATTCCACTTCTAGTGACGCATTTCATTGAAAAAATTTCAGAGCAGCAAGATGTTGATGAACGCACCTTTACACCGGAAGCGTTAGACTACCTTTCCGGCTACGAGTGGCCGGGCAACATCCGCCAGCTTGAAAACGTCATTGAGCGCTGTTTAGTGCTCGGCACAGGCTCCGATATCTCTGTTGACGATCTCCCGCCTGAAGTACGTGATGAAGAGAGCCAATTGAAGAGTGCTGTAGACCTTCTCCCCGTACAGCTCGATCTTAGTGATACGCTGGAAAAAATTGAAGCAGCTCTAATCCGCAGAGCACTTGCACGCGGTAACTTTGTACAGGTCAAGGCTGCGGAAGCGCTTGGAATTTCTAAAAGTCTGTTGCAGTACAAATTAAAAAAATACAATATCACTGGGCATTAA
- a CDS encoding pyridoxal phosphate-dependent aminotransferase: MKTSRRIAQLKPSATLAVNAKALELKAQGKEIVSLAVGEPDFPTPEYVRDACKRALDDGFTRYGAVPGLPELRTAVADYFNLMYGTSARAEHTMITNGGKQALFNLLQSLLNPGDEVIIPAPYWVSYPPMVQLAEGEPVAVAASAEAGFKVTVKQLEAARTDKTAVLLLNSPSNPTGAAYSREEIDAIAEWAISHGIFIISDEIYDQLVYAPAEHASLAPWWEKYPEQICIVNGLAKSFAMTGWRIGYVLAHVDLVKAMSKIQGQSTSNVCSFAQKGAVAALTGGFEVVDAMRASFRKRRDLAMSIIGKWPNVVCPVPQGAFYLFPDVHRLYNETYPDSAAMCTHLLEEAGVALVPGAAFGDDNCIRISYAVDEKTLEESLHKIARILFG; the protein is encoded by the coding sequence ATGAAGACTTCACGTCGTATCGCACAACTAAAACCGTCTGCTACCTTAGCTGTAAACGCAAAAGCGCTTGAGCTTAAAGCGCAAGGTAAAGAAATTGTCAGCCTTGCCGTCGGCGAACCGGATTTTCCAACACCGGAATATGTACGCGATGCATGCAAGCGTGCACTGGACGACGGATTTACGAGATACGGCGCTGTACCGGGTCTCCCCGAGCTTCGTACAGCCGTTGCCGACTACTTTAACCTTATGTACGGAACATCAGCGCGTGCTGAGCACACAATGATTACGAACGGTGGCAAGCAGGCGCTCTTTAACCTGCTGCAAAGCCTTCTTAATCCGGGTGATGAAGTCATCATTCCAGCACCATATTGGGTAAGCTACCCGCCTATGGTACAGCTTGCAGAAGGTGAACCTGTTGCCGTTGCCGCATCTGCGGAAGCCGGATTCAAAGTTACCGTAAAACAACTTGAAGCCGCACGCACAGACAAAACAGCCGTTCTGCTGCTGAACTCCCCATCCAACCCGACTGGTGCTGCATATTCCCGCGAAGAAATCGACGCTATCGCAGAATGGGCAATCAGCCACGGCATCTTCATTATTTCTGATGAAATTTATGACCAGCTCGTATACGCACCGGCAGAACATGCATCACTTGCCCCTTGGTGGGAAAAATATCCAGAACAGATCTGTATCGTAAACGGTCTTGCCAAAAGCTTTGCAATGACAGGCTGGCGCATCGGCTATGTTCTAGCGCATGTAGACCTCGTCAAAGCCATGAGCAAAATTCAGGGACAATCCACGTCCAACGTATGTTCCTTTGCTCAAAAAGGCGCAGTTGCCGCTCTTACCGGAGGCTTTGAAGTGGTAGACGCCATGCGCGCTTCATTCCGCAAACGCCGCGATCTCGCCATGAGCATTATTGGAAAATGGCCAAATGTTGTTTGTCCTGTACCACAGGGTGCATTCTACCTTTTCCCTGATGTTCACCGCTTATACAATGAAACCTATCCGGATTCCGCTGCAATGTGCACACACCTGCTGGAAGAAGCAGGCGTTGCGTTGGTTCCGGGTGCCGCATTTGGTGATGACAATTGTATTCGCATTTCCTACGCAGTAGACGAGAAAACCCTCGAAGAATCATTACATAAAATAGCCCGCATTCTTTTTGGATAA
- a CDS encoding glucose-6-phosphate isomerase, translating to MTTNTLDWTGAWNGRLARKDERRHENRCEKLATHLYEEIDGNRLPFINLPYRDDLEKGLLEHSPWLQSFDHMLLLGIGGSALGARALQRAFYPEQDMPNHTGKRLWISDNVDAGISEQWLARLPAEKTVVVVISKSGGTIETIAQYFLVREWLKEHLGDAWTDHIMLITDAHNGYLRDEVNRLGVRSMPVPDNLGGRYSVLSAVGLVPAAFLGIDWKALLDGAMSVGESLCKRGCGERTMLTHPSWKIASWAKTLMEEDYNILLFFTYIPTWASFGDWFAQLWAESLGKDGKGSTPLPAKGVTDQHSTQQLYLGGPRDKGCLYLTCPNQPEGMTFADDLPEKWDYLRGVKFGTMLQAETLGSRMALGQTDTPLVEIRVGETTEMEAGRLIALLEIATVLTGWLLEINPLNQPHVELGKRLANARLGATGYDEESKQLEHFLGREPDIQEF from the coding sequence ATGACCACGAATACACTTGATTGGACAGGTGCATGGAACGGGCGGCTTGCCCGAAAAGATGAGCGACGCCACGAGAACCGTTGCGAAAAGCTCGCCACGCATCTTTATGAAGAAATTGACGGCAATAGACTGCCTTTCATTAATTTACCATACCGTGACGATCTAGAAAAAGGGCTGCTGGAACATTCACCATGGCTTCAGTCCTTTGACCACATGCTCCTGCTTGGTATTGGCGGCAGCGCACTGGGAGCCAGAGCTTTACAGCGTGCTTTTTATCCTGAGCAGGATATGCCGAACCACACCGGGAAACGTTTATGGATTTCAGATAACGTAGATGCAGGCATTTCTGAACAATGGCTTGCGCGGTTACCAGCAGAAAAAACTGTAGTGGTTGTTATCTCTAAGTCCGGTGGAACAATTGAAACCATCGCACAATATTTTCTTGTGCGCGAATGGTTAAAAGAACATCTCGGCGATGCGTGGACCGATCACATCATGCTTATCACAGATGCCCACAACGGCTATCTGCGTGATGAAGTTAATAGACTTGGTGTGCGCTCTATGCCTGTTCCGGACAACCTCGGTGGACGCTATTCCGTGCTCAGCGCAGTTGGTCTCGTACCGGCTGCGTTCCTAGGTATTGACTGGAAAGCTTTGCTTGATGGTGCTATGTCTGTTGGCGAAAGCCTTTGTAAACGCGGGTGCGGAGAACGCACCATGCTTACACATCCTTCGTGGAAAATTGCATCATGGGCAAAAACGCTGATGGAAGAAGACTACAATATTTTGTTGTTCTTCACTTATATTCCAACATGGGCATCTTTCGGAGACTGGTTCGCTCAGCTTTGGGCTGAAAGTCTCGGCAAAGATGGTAAGGGGTCTACCCCGCTTCCAGCCAAAGGCGTTACAGACCAGCATTCCACGCAGCAGCTATACCTTGGCGGTCCGCGTGACAAAGGCTGTTTATATCTGACCTGTCCGAACCAGCCGGAAGGTATGACCTTTGCCGATGATTTACCGGAAAAGTGGGATTACCTGCGCGGTGTAAAATTCGGTACTATGCTCCAAGCAGAGACGCTCGGATCACGCATGGCTCTAGGACAGACAGACACTCCTCTCGTAGAAATCAGAGTTGGAGAAACAACGGAAATGGAAGCAGGACGCCTGATTGCACTACTGGAAATTGCCACAGTGCTTACAGGCTGGCTGCTTGAAATAAATCCGCTTAACCAGCCGCATGTAGAATTAGGCAAAAGGCTGGCTAATGCACGGCTCGGCGCGACCGGCTACGATGAAGAAAGCAAACAGCTTGAACATTTCTTAGGCAGGGAGCCCGACATTCAGGAGTTCTAA
- the mutM gene encoding bifunctional DNA-formamidopyrimidine glycosylase/DNA-(apurinic or apyrimidinic site) lyase — protein MPELPEVETIASGLWPMLAEQTIEQVTILNDSSVEGRREMLEKYVAGRKITHVHRRGKLLLMDLSIPERYANELPVPRSEYPLQLAFHLKMSGRLFVYPAETEPARHTRIIFDLSNGTRLFFDDMRKFGFCRALAPCDYLNWQFWQQLGPEPLTIETDDFVALFRSRRTRIKAALLDQKVIAGIGNIYADESLFRAGIRPDTPSNEISKKSLAVLHIKLKEVLKQAIRECGSSIRDYRDAHGDAGAFQNNFLVYGRSGQDCRVCGEPLTTEKVAGRTTVYCKTCQK, from the coding sequence ATGCCAGAATTACCAGAAGTGGAAACCATTGCCTCCGGTCTATGGCCGATGCTGGCAGAGCAGACAATAGAACAGGTCACTATTTTGAATGACTCCAGTGTCGAAGGTCGGCGGGAGATGCTGGAAAAATACGTAGCAGGGCGAAAGATTACACATGTTCATAGGCGGGGAAAATTGCTGCTCATGGATTTGTCTATTCCTGAACGTTACGCAAACGAATTGCCTGTGCCGCGTTCAGAGTATCCATTGCAGCTTGCGTTTCATTTAAAGATGTCCGGCAGACTGTTTGTGTATCCTGCCGAGACTGAACCTGCGCGGCATACTCGAATTATTTTTGATTTGAGTAATGGAACACGGTTGTTTTTTGATGACATGCGAAAGTTCGGTTTTTGCCGTGCGTTAGCGCCGTGCGATTATTTGAATTGGCAGTTCTGGCAACAGCTTGGGCCGGAACCGCTCACTATTGAAACAGATGATTTTGTAGCACTGTTCCGTTCTCGTAGAACCCGCATAAAAGCGGCATTACTCGATCAAAAAGTAATTGCTGGAATCGGTAATATTTATGCAGACGAGTCACTATTCCGCGCCGGAATCAGACCGGATACGCCATCGAATGAGATTTCTAAAAAAAGCTTGGCGGTGCTGCACATAAAACTCAAGGAAGTGCTCAAGCAGGCGATTCGTGAGTGTGGTTCTTCAATTCGTGACTATAGAGATGCTCACGGCGATGCAGGGGCGTTTCAGAACAATTTTTTGGTGTACGGAAGATCTGGGCAGGATTGTCGTGTGTGCGGTGAGCCTCTTACAACCGAGAAAGTGGCTGGACGTACAACAGTCTACTGTAAAACATGCCAGAAGTAG
- a CDS encoding ATP-binding protein — translation MIPRFFKDKKPFGFVRVLSWAMLIVIIISSLLMSTFIADQARKTLIEKQKNFALLLAENLNHQIFRRFTLPTIIGYGRIALRNPTQYERLEQVVQNTIHGLHVKSLRIYDNKQITSFSTNKDDLGKSNIAGISAQKAVEQNTYSFEIESKVSSLKAVFMLKLPEDSFTLRTTYPLRLEGKLGEEPKELPIMGVLELTQDITQDYKSVIQFQRLIFVSIFFSSMLMFIILVSIIKRAEHVLTKRLEEKEKLERDLHQNEKLAGMGRMVSSIAHEIRNPLGIISSSAEMMIKRDSTDDFTKKMLTVIFDESKRLAQTVTDFLDYAKPKMARHDKVDLALIINQALGFLENELDSKGITVSRDYNLKFFIEGDSDLLYRAVYNVLSNSIQAMDGKGEIRICGVRGRTAMLQFHDSGSGFDQAHLNQMLDPFFTTRDNGTGLGLPIVNSIVKSHHGTLTLGKSDLGGALVTMEFPLKTSGR, via the coding sequence TTGATTCCAAGGTTTTTCAAGGACAAAAAGCCATTCGGCTTTGTTAGAGTCCTCTCATGGGCAATGCTCATAGTCATCATTATATCCAGCTTGCTCATGTCCACATTTATTGCGGATCAAGCCCGAAAAACCTTAATCGAAAAACAGAAGAACTTTGCACTCCTTCTGGCGGAAAATCTGAACCATCAGATTTTCCGCCGGTTTACTCTTCCAACCATCATCGGGTACGGGCGTATTGCGCTACGAAACCCGACTCAGTATGAGCGCCTAGAACAGGTTGTACAAAACACCATTCACGGGCTGCACGTTAAAAGTCTGCGCATCTACGACAACAAGCAGATTACCTCATTTTCTACGAATAAAGATGATCTTGGCAAAAGCAATATTGCCGGAATTTCTGCCCAGAAAGCAGTTGAACAAAACACATACAGCTTTGAAATTGAGTCAAAAGTTTCATCGCTGAAAGCTGTTTTTATGCTCAAGCTGCCTGAAGATTCCTTCACCCTGCGCACAACTTATCCACTGCGCCTTGAAGGAAAACTCGGTGAAGAGCCAAAAGAACTGCCGATCATGGGTGTACTTGAACTGACGCAGGACATTACGCAAGACTACAAAAGCGTAATCCAATTCCAGCGCCTGATTTTTGTCTCAATCTTTTTCTCGTCTATGCTGATGTTTATTATTCTTGTGAGCATCATTAAAAGGGCAGAACACGTACTCACAAAGCGTCTTGAAGAGAAAGAAAAACTTGAACGCGACCTGCACCAAAACGAAAAGCTTGCGGGCATGGGACGCATGGTTTCATCCATTGCACATGAAATCCGTAATCCGCTCGGTATCATTTCTTCCAGTGCTGAAATGATGATTAAACGAGACAGCACTGACGACTTCACCAAAAAAATGCTCACAGTTATTTTTGATGAATCCAAACGCCTTGCCCAGACGGTTACAGACTTCCTCGACTATGCAAAGCCTAAAATGGCACGGCACGACAAGGTTGACCTTGCGCTTATTATTAATCAGGCGCTGGGCTTCCTCGAAAACGAGCTGGATTCAAAAGGCATCACTGTCTCAAGGGATTATAATTTAAAATTCTTTATAGAGGGTGATAGCGACTTGCTCTATCGTGCTGTATACAATGTTCTTTCAAACAGTATTCAAGCGATGGACGGCAAAGGGGAAATTCGGATTTGCGGCGTACGCGGCAGAACAGCAATGCTGCAATTCCACGATTCCGGCAGCGGATTCGATCAAGCGCATTTGAACCAGATGCTCGATCCATTCTTCACCACACGCGACAACGGAACCGGACTTGGACTGCCTATTGTAAATAGCATTGTTAAAAGTCACCACGGAACACTGACGTTAGGCAAGTCAGACCTTGGCGGCGCACTCGTTACTATGGAATTTCCACTGAAAACATCTGGCAGGTAA